The Salvelinus namaycush isolate Seneca chromosome 1, SaNama_1.0, whole genome shotgun sequence genome has a window encoding:
- the LOC120053790 gene encoding DNA repair protein XRCC4-like — MSGTVRQISVVLDPSIPYFLRVDWAEDLGAGFTLALSDGSSSWIGEVPEEEMMRKATELGVKREKYVEDLHQALTGGGESRRGRGGVAEKEEYLFHLSSDHGCLSYDKKTQRGVLVNMGAVELYPAPVDLNREMIAHTLEHSADLEAENRRLQERNQTLRQEREHLLADLEKHVQEMETMEGDLFSRFIMLLNEKKAKIRALQDTIRHVQQQLDQGVEEQENHRVTGVTVKSKAGDSIKEEEDLPQSFHPSQAPTVLIRDISSQTSSMEDTVRDSKDVLPSRKHGLCYHQSPELKVKKPSPDQK; from the exons ATGAGTGGTACGGTCCGTCAGATCAGTGTGGTGTTGGACCCGAGCATCCCCTATTTCCTGCGGGTGGACTGGGCCGAAGACCTGGGTGCTGGGTTCACTCTCGCCCTCAGTGACGGCAGCTCGTCCTGGATCGGAGAAG TACCAGAGGAGGAGATGATGAGGAAAGCCACAGAgttgggagtgaaaagggagaaatATGTGGAAGATCTTCATCAGGCACTGACCGGAGGAGGAGAAagcagaagaggaagaggaggagtggcAGAAAAGGAGGAGTACCTGTTCCACCTCTCCTCTGACCACGGTTGTCTGTCGTATGACAAGAAGACCCAGAGAGGCGTTTTG GTGAACATGGGTGCAGTGGAGCTGTACCCTGCCCCTGTGGATCTCAACAGGGAGATGATAGCCCACACTCTGGAGCACAGCGCTGACCTGGAGGCAGAGAACAGACGGCTGCAGGAGAGGAATCAGACACTCCGGCAGGAGCGGGAGCACCTCCTTGCAGA TCTGGAGAAGCATGTCCAGGAGATGGAGACGATGGAGGGAGACCTGTTCTCTCGTTTCATCATGCTGCTTAATGAGAAGAAGGCCAAGATCAGGGCCCTGCAGGACACCATCAGACACGTCCAACAGCAGCTGGACCAGGGGGTGGAAGAGCAGGAGAACCACCG ggtAACTGGGGTAACTGTCAAATCCAAGGCTGGCGACAGCATTAAGGAGGAGGAGGACCTGCCTCAGAGCTTCCACCCATCTCAGGCACCCACAGTGCTcatcagag ACATTTCAAGCCAGACGAGCTCTATGGAGGACACTGTGCGTGACAGCAAAGATGTGTTGCCCAGCCGCAAGCATGGGCTCTGTTACCACCAGAGCCCAGAGTTAAAGGTTAAGAAGCCCTCTCCAGACCAGAAGTAA